TTGCGAGGCGATGCGCTGGATGCCCTGCTGCACGACAAGAATCACGTCCTCGCCATCACCCTCAACACCTTCACCGACAGCTGCATCAAAAAGGGTGAGACCAAGTTCGACATCGATGACGACCTGAGCCAGCTGGCCCTGCTGGACGACGACCTGCTGGACCTCACCATCGCCATCTCCCGGCACGCCCAACGCGCAACCGACCGCAACAAGGAACCCCTGCTGCACCTGGAACTGCGCCTCGAAGAGCTCGACCTGTACCTGCCCAACGGCATCGACCCGCACTGCATGCACCCCGACGCCCTGTACAACAGCCTGCAGCAGGGCATGGACGTGCTCGACCTGCAGGTCAGCGGCAAGGTCCTGCTGTACGACCTCTTCGCTGCCGAGTTGCTGCCACGGCTGGCCGATTTTTACGCCAAACTGAACGAGCACCTCGCGCAGGCGGGCTACCTGCCCGACAACCGTTCCCTGCAGGAGGCCATCCGGGCCCGCGAACTGGCCAATCGGCAAAAGGACAGCGAGGTCCAGAACGGCCTGGTCATGCCCTCCGGCCCGGACGATACCAGTGCCGGCATCCAGGTCGACTGGGCCAAGAGCATTCCGGTCCCCCCCGGCGTCGACGCCGTACCGACCCAGGCACCGGATCTCTACAGCAATGTCCAACCCGTCCGCAGCGGTCCGACCGTCGAAATCGATGCCGAGACCCTGAAACTGCTCAAGCAGCAGCTGCAGCCGATGCAGTTCGGTGCCGCAACGCCTGCCGATCTGGCACGCGCCGAGGCGCGTCAGAAGATGATGGTCCGCGCCCTGACCCGGGCGCAGACCATGATCGTTCCCGAAATCCCCGAGGACACACCGCTCGACGCCACCAGGATCAAGGCCGCCTTTTCCGAGGCCGTCGAGGAATCGGGAGATGCCGAAGCCGCCAAGGACTTCAAGGAGGTCGAGGACAAGGTCATCGACTTCGTCAACGACATCTTCCTGGGCATTCTCGAAAACGACGCCCTGTCCGACGCGGTCAAGGCCCTGCTGTCCCGACTGCAGATCCCCGTCATCAAGCTGGCGCTGACCGATTTCGGCTTTTTCCAGAATCCCCAGCATCCCGCGCGCCGGGTACTGAACGAACTCGTCGCCCTCGGCATCGGCGTCCAGGGACGCGACGACCCCCTGTTCGAAAAACTGCAGGGCATGGTCAACAACCTGCTGCGCGGCAACGAGGCCGACACCCACAGCTTCGAACAGGTGCTGGCACGCCTGCGCAAGATCGAGCGCATCGAGCAGGAGCAGGCCAGCCAGGAAGAGACCCTGGCGCGTCAGGAGGCCCAGGTCCGGGCGCGACGCAGCGCCGCCAAGCGCGTGGTGGTGCGCACCATGAACCGGCATCTGCGCGACAAGCGCATGGCGGACGAGGCCCTGCAGTTCATCCTCAAGTGCTGGGCGCCGCACATGGCCCTGATCTATCTGCGCGACGGGCTCGAATCCGAGGCCTGGCAGCATGCGGTGCAGGCCCTGCGCCAGATCATCGAGGCCTCGCAGCCAGACCGCAGCATCGGCGAGATCGAAGGCATCATCGGCTCCGTGGAAGGCTTTTTCGACCAGGTCGAAGGCGAGCTACAGGCCAACGCCACCCTCAAGGCAAGCGGCAAGTCCCTGCTCGGCAACGTGCGCAACTGGTTCTTCAGCTTTTTCGCCGAAAAGATCGAACGCGAGGAACAGGCCGGGCTGGGAGAACTGGACGAAATCGCCAGCGGCGAACCCGAGGTGGAGATCGACATTTCGCCCCAGCCCGAGGACCAGGTCGACGAGCAGCGTGACGTCTTCAAGGCGCTCATGGAGGCCATTCCGGCCGAAGTGCGCCCCGGCGCATGGTTCGAGATCTACCGGGGGCCCGAGCATTCCAAACGCACGCTCAAGCTCTCGGTGATCCTGGAAGACAGCGGCCAGGTGCTGTTCGCGGACCGCGCCGGCCGGGCCGCCCTGGAGATCGAGCTGGCGACCTTCATCGAAGACCTGCGCGAGGGCCGCAGCCGCTGCGTCGAGGACAACAACCTGTTCGATGCCGCGCTGAGCGCCGTCATCAGCAACATCCAGCAAAACCAGTCCCGCCAGAACCTGGTTCACTAAGAGACTCCTGCATCCGGCAGGCATTCTGCCTGCCGGGGAACCTCAGCCAGCCTTGGTTTCCGCCTGCAAGCGGTAAAGGATCAGCTGCACGGCGTCCCGCTGCATATCATTGTACAGAATGCGCTCCTGGTCGCTCCGGCCCAGCACATTGGTCGGATTGAACAGGTATTCGCGCGTCAGCCGGATTCGTTGCTCCGGCACATCGATGTCCTTGCCTTTCACCTTGAAGACCACGATGTACACGAGCTCGTACTGCTGCGCCTTGTTGGTCACATCCACGGGAATGATCTGCCGCTCGCGCCGGTTCTCGACGATGGTCAGGGTCGCGGTGGGATTGGCACCCACGCTCACCACCTGCACCCCGTTGTCATGCAGGGCGCGACGCAGAGCGATCCTCAGCGGATCGTATTCACCCAACCCTTCGATGGCGGTATACGACATCGCCGTCGGCAGCTGTGCCTCGCCACGCAGATGAAAACCGCAGCCCGCCAGGACGAGCACAGTCCCCAGCAGTGAGATGCTGAACAGCCGGCGGATCGGCATACCGAATCTGATCATCAACGTTACCCGACGACGATGTTCACAAGCCGGCCGGGCACGACGACGATCTTGCGCACCGTCTTGCCTTCGAGGAACCGCTGCACGTTCTCGTTGGCCAGAGCCGTCTGCTCGATGGCCTCGCGATCGGCGTCGGTCGCCACCTGAACCTGCCCGCGCAGCTTGCCGTTCACCTGCACGACCAGCTCGATGGACCAGCTCGATGCGGTCCTGAACCAGGGCGCCTTCGTCCACCTCCGGCCAAGTGCAATCCACCACCGCCTGTTCCCGGCCGAGCGCATGCCACAGGGCATGGCTGATGTGCGGCACGATGGGCGCGAGCATCAGCACGATCGCCTCCAGCGCCTCCTGCATCACCGCCCGCCCCTGCGGGCTGGTGTCGGTGAAACGGCCGAGTTCGTTCATCAACTCCATGTTGGCGGCGATCGCGGTGTTGAAGGTATAGCGCCGGCCGACGTCGTCACTCACCTTCTGAATGGTCTGGTGCAGCTTGAGGCGCAACGCCTTTTGATCGTCGTTCAGGGCATCGATATCCGGGCGCCCGGAGGCCTCCGACGCCACGTGGTCGGCCACCTGCTTCCACAAGCGTTTCAGAAAACGGGAAGCACCCTCCACCCCCGAATCCGACCATTCCAGGGACTGCTCGGGCGGAGCGGCGAACATGGTGAACAGGCGCACCGTATCCGCGCCGTAGCTTTCGATCAGCGCCTGCGGATCCACCGTGTTGCCCTTGGACTTGGACTT
This portion of the Gammaproteobacteria bacterium genome encodes:
- a CDS encoding DUF1631 family protein; its protein translation is MNAPAPSPKRVEATLQGATQNLLKTCFEGLLKKAQDPGFRMDPEASNLFLRGDALDALLHDKNHVLAITLNTFTDSCIKKGETKFDIDDDLSQLALLDDDLLDLTIAISRHAQRATDRNKEPLLHLELRLEELDLYLPNGIDPHCMHPDALYNSLQQGMDVLDLQVSGKVLLYDLFAAELLPRLADFYAKLNEHLAQAGYLPDNRSLQEAIRARELANRQKDSEVQNGLVMPSGPDDTSAGIQVDWAKSIPVPPGVDAVPTQAPDLYSNVQPVRSGPTVEIDAETLKLLKQQLQPMQFGAATPADLARAEARQKMMVRALTRAQTMIVPEIPEDTPLDATRIKAAFSEAVEESGDAEAAKDFKEVEDKVIDFVNDIFLGILENDALSDAVKALLSRLQIPVIKLALTDFGFFQNPQHPARRVLNELVALGIGVQGRDDPLFEKLQGMVNNLLRGNEADTHSFEQVLARLRKIERIEQEQASQEETLARQEAQVRARRSAAKRVVVRTMNRHLRDKRMADEALQFILKCWAPHMALIYLRDGLESEAWQHAVQALRQIIEASQPDRSIGEIEGIIGSVEGFFDQVEGELQANATLKASGKSLLGNVRNWFFSFFAEKIEREEQAGLGELDEIASGEPEVEIDISPQPEDQVDEQRDVFKALMEAIPAEVRPGAWFEIYRGPEHSKRTLKLSVILEDSGQVLFADRAGRAALEIELATFIEDLREGRSRCVEDNNLFDAALSAVISNIQQNQSRQNLVH
- the lptE gene encoding LPS assembly lipoprotein LptE yields the protein MSYTAIEGLGEYDPLRIALRRALHDNGVQVVSVGANPTATLTIVENRRERQIIPVDVTNKAQQYELVYIVVFKVKGKDIDVPEQRIRLTREYLFNPTNVLGRSDQERILYNDMQRDAVQLILYRLQAETKAG